In Brevinematales bacterium, the sequence AGCCGACGGGAATACGTTCGCGGTAGGCGCGGCAATGGATACGGATTTAGGCACTGACGCGGGCGCGGCATATATCTATCAATGGAACGGCAGCGATTGGGATGAAACGAAATTTGTCGCCTACGACGGAGCGGCGGGTGATGACTTCGGCTGGTCGGTATCGCTTTCCGCCGATGGGTTAAAACTTGCCGCGGGCGCATACGGCGATGAAAGTCAGAAAGGGGCGGTATATATCTTTAAATGGAACGGGGTATCGTGGCAGACGAATAAAATCTCCGCGTCGGACGGCGCGGCCGGCGATAAATTCGGGCTCTCCGTATCGATCTCCGGCGACGGGGCTGCGTTCATAGCGGGAGCTCCGCTCGATAACGTGATGGCCTCCGACGACGGTTCGATGTATATCTACAAACTCAGTTATAACGAATGGACGGGCGAGAAATTCACCGAAAGGGTGGGCGAGGATTATAATGCCTACGGGACTGCGGTGGCGGTTTCCGGCGACGGTAAGGTATTCGCGGTGGGTTCGTACCGTGACAGCGACAAAGGTCTGGAATCGGGCACGGTTTATCTCTACCAGTAACCGTTCATAATAACGCCCCCTCGGGGCTTGTTGACGAACTGTTTTTTTGTCATTGCCTGCCTTCTACCCGTCTTCCATCTTCGATAGAAGATGGGCAGGCGAAGGTAGACAGGTGAGGCGTCATGGTGAGCGTGCCGAACCAATCTGTTTGCATATTCTTAGATAGACTGCTTCTACCGCGCTTTAAAAATATTTGTAGCGCGTAATCGCAGTGACTGACTTTTCTACTATTTCTATGCTTTTGGGACAGCCCCTTTTTTATCGGCGATACCTCTCCGAAAAATTGAAAGAACGCCTATTTTCCGTTATACTAACGAAATGATGAATTACAGGGAAAACCCCCTGCTCCAGCGGTATGTCCGGGAGTTGTGGGATTGGAATAAAAAATTCAGCCTGACCGGCGCGAAGGATACCGATACCGTCTGGGAGCACATCGGGGATAGCCTCTATCTCGAGGAGTATGTCCGTAACGACCCGCGCGGGGTGGCGGTGGATATCGGGAGCGGGCAGGGATTACCCGTGGTGCCGCTTGCGGTCGCTGTGCCGGGAAAACGGTATATCGCGGCGGAGGTGAACGAACGCAGGATCGGATTCCTCGACTGGATCGCGGCGAGTCTTTCCCTGCCGGTCGAAACAGTTAAAATCTACCCCAAGACCCTTATCGGCGGGGTTTGCATGATTACCGCGAAGGCGTTCGCGCGGATAGACGAGATCGTGCTATGGCAGAAGGCGCACGCGCCGGGCGCGGAGGTGTTTTACCTCCACAAGGGCGATGAGGACAATGTCAAAGAGGAGCTTTCGCGGACGGCGAAACGTTTCCCGGATATGAAAGACGCCGTCGAACACGCGGTTATCGATAAATTTGAGAAAGGGTGTGTGGTAGTGATTCGGATAGGAGGCGCGAAATGAGGCTTCATTACATTCAGCACGTCGAATTCGAGGATCCCGCGAACATCCTGGAATGGGCTGCTATTCACGGGCATACGGTCAGCGCGACACATACCTACAAGGGTGGGAAATTCCCGACAGCGGAAGAATACGACTGGCTGGTGGTGATGGGCGGGCCGATGAACATCTACGAGGACGATATCTACCCGTGGCTTGTCGACGAGAAGGAATTTATCAGGCACGCGATCGCCGCAGGTAAGACGGTGATCGGGATATGCCTCGGCGCGCAGCTTCTCGCGGACGCGCTCGGCGGCAAGGTACTCCGCAACCGTGAGAAAGAGATCGGGTGGTTCCCCATCCGGTGGACGATGGAGGCGAAGCTCTCCCCGTACTTCAGGGGGATGCCGGAAGTCCCGGAGGTGTTCCACTGGCACGGCGACACGTTCGCGGTACCCGAATGGACGCTGCCTATCGCGTCGAGCGAGGCGACCGACCATCAGGGCTTCATGTTCGAGGACGATAACACCCTTGTGATCGGATTGCAGTTCCATATCGAGTCGAGCCCGGAGAGCGTACAGCGCCTCATCGGCCATTCGCGTTCGGAACTGATGAATTCGCAGTATATACAGGACGAGGAAACGATGATGGAACGGGGCGAAAATTTTAAAACTCTCCGCCGCATGATCGAGACGTTTATGGATAACGTTTACGCGGCGAGAAAATAGGATAAAATATGCGGAATTTTAAGACGATTATTGTGACCGGCGGCGCGGGGTTTATCGGGTCGAATTTCATCCGTTACCTCTTCGAAAAGCCGGGATACGCCGGGAATGTGGTCAACCTCGATAAGCTGACCTACGCCGGGAATAAGATGTCGGTCGCGGACATAGAGAAACAGTACGGCGGTAAACGCTATTTCTTCGAACGCGCCGATATATGCGACTGGGACAGCGTGAGCGCGGTCATTACGAAGTACGGCGCGGACTGTATCGTGCACTTCGCGGCGGAATCGCATGTCGACCGTTCCATCCTCGGCCCCGCGGAGTTCGTGCGGACGAACCTGAACGGGACATTCACCCTGCTCGAGGTCGCGCGAAGCGTATGGAAAGACCGTACGGACGTGCTTTTCCACCATGTATCCACCGACGAGGTGTACGGCTCGCTCGGCGATATCGGGTACTTTTTCGAGGATACGGCGTACGACCCCCGCAGTCCCTATTCCGCGTCCAAGGCGGGGAGCGACCATCTCGTGATGGCGTACCATCATACCTACGGCCTGCCCGTGACCCTCTCGAACTGCTCGAATAACTACGGCCCGTACCATTTCCCGGAGAAACTGATCCCGCTGATGATACTCAACATCTTCGAGGGGAAGCCTCTCCCGGTGTACGGCGACGGGATGAACGTGCGGGATTGGCTCTATGTGGGCGATCATGTCTCCGCGATCTATAAAATAATCACTGACGGGATAATCGGCGATAAGTACAATATCGGCGGTGAGAACGAACGCCCCAATATCGATGTGGTGAACCTCCTATGCGAAATTGCCGCCGATAAAACCGGCAAACCGAAGGATTACTACAAGAATCTGATCACCTATGTGAAGGACCGCCCCGGGCACGACCGCCGTTACGCGATCAACTGCGATAAGCTGAAGAAACAGCTCGGATGGACGCAGGGTGTGACGTTCGACGAGGGCCTTGCGCTGACAGTCGAATGGTATCTGAATAACAAGGATTGGGTGGAATCGGTGCGGAGCGGCGAGTATATGAAATGGATCGATACGAACTACGACGACCGTTAAAAATGGATAAAACGGGTAAGAACAGTTTCACTAATAAAGATTGCTTCGGCTATGGTTCGACATCCCGCTGAACGCGGGACAAGCGCTCACCATGACGCCCCGCAATGAGGGACGGGTATATAATATATATGTGTATATTTTAAGTCCGTCGGGTAAAAGTTGTATGTTTCGACGCCCCCGTGTAGAATATATTATGTAAATAACGGAGTATAGATATGAATGGTGCAGCCGGTAAACTTCTGGAGAAATTCAATAAGCGCGAAGCGGTAATCGGGATATTCGGTCTCGGGTATGTCGGACTGCCACTCGCGGTCGTGTTCGCGAAGAAGAATGTCCGCGTCATCGGGTTCGAGAAGAGCGAAAAGAAGGCCGATGCGGTGAACGAGGGGCGGAATTATATCGGCGATATCAAGCCCGAAGACCTGACCGCGGTTATCAAAAGCGGCGCACTGACCGCGACTACCGACTTCAAGCGTATCGGGGAATGCGACGCGATTATTATCTGCGTGCCGACCCCGCTCGACAAGTTTAAAAAGCCCGATATGAAGTATATCGAAAGCGCCTGTACCGATATCGGTAAATATATGAAGAAAGGGACGTTTATATCTCTCGAAAGCACCACCTATCCGACCACGACCGAGCATTTTATGCGCCCGATCATAGAAAAAGAATCGAAGATGACGCTCGACGAGGATTTCTGGCTATGCTTCTCCGCGGAACGCGTCGACCCCGGTAATAAGAACTACCATACGGAAAATACCCCGAAAGTCGTCGGGGGGTTGGGCGAGACCGCGCAGGAGCTGGGGATGGCGATGTACGGTATCGCGATACAGACCATTTTCCCGGTGAGTTCGCCGCGCGTCTCCGAGATGGTGAAGATTCTCGAAAACACCTATCGGTTGGTCAATATATCGCTCGTGAACGAGCTCGCGCTTCTCTGCGGGCAGATGGATATCAGCATATGGGAGGTGATCGAGGCCGCTAAGACCAAGCCCTACGGCTTCCAGGCGTTCTATCCCGGCCCCGGCATCGGCGGGCATTGTATCCCCCTCGACCCGTTCTATCTCGAGTATATCGCGAAAAATTATAATTTCGACCTGACGATGATCCATACCGCCGGGCTGATCAATAACCAGATGCCTCACCGGATGGCGGTCAAGATCAGTTTCGCGCTCAACCGGCATAAGAAACCCCTCAACGGCTCGAAAATCCTGTTCCTTGGTGCGGCGTATAAACCGGATATCGACGACGAACGCGAATCTCCCGCGCTGATGGTGATCGATGAAATCGCGAAGAAGTTCGCGGACATCTCCTACTTCGACCCGTTTATCCCGGAAGTGACGACCGAGCACGGCAGGCATTATAAAAGTATCCCCGCGCTGACGAAGGAAGCGCTCGCGGGCGCGGACTGTGTCGTCATCACTACCAACCATAGCGCGTTCGACCCGGATTTCATCGTCGAGCATGCCCAACTGGTGGTCGATCTCCGCAACACGGTGAAAAAGCCCAGCCCGAAGGTGTATAAGCTATAATTTTTTCCGTCATTGCGATGCCGCGCTACAAAACTTATTGAAGCGCGGTAGAAGCAATCGATGTCAATCGGGCAGGTTATTTACCGGAATTATTCTTCTTGACAGCGGATTCGATCTTCCGCATGGGACACCCCTCCAACGTGCAGTACGGGCAGGACGCGCATTGCGAACCCTTGCTTTTCAGCCGTTTCAGGAACGGCCGGATGAGGATATAGACGGCCAGAAGTAAGACTACCGCCATCAGGATAATATCTACCACCGTCAGTTTCATTTTACCCTCCCAGCCCGAGAATCCGCCCGCCCTGATACACGATAAACGACGTCAGCCACGCCAGCAGGATTTGGTACAATATCGTGATGCCCGCCCATTTCCATTTTCCCAGCTCGTGAACCATCGACGCGATAAAGGTGATGCACGGCACATACAGCAGGACGAACACGAGGAACGCGTATGCAGATAGGGGCGTGAACGCGTTATGAAGCGTAGCCGAAAGCTCGGTAGGCGGAGCCTCCTGCGCGGCGGATACGGTCACAATCCCGAAGATAGACAGCAGATTCGCCCCGGCGCCGCGTAACGCGGTCAGGAATCCCAGCCCGATGCCGCCCAAGTCCTCTAAAAATGTAGGCGACGGCGCGAGGTTGGTATTGGTGAGCGGGGCGGCGAGGTTCGACGACGGGGTAATCCCGGTCACTATCGGTAATCCCGATATCGCGGAGTTCGACCCGTTGGAAACCTGCTCCATATAGATCGCGGTCATACTGCTGACGACGATTTCCTTCGCGCCTATCCCGGCGATCAGCGAGGCGGACGCCTGCCATGTCCCGAAGCCGAGCGGCTCGAACACGGGCGCGATGAACGCCCCGGCCTTCCCGAGGAAGGAATCCTTAGTACTGGTTACGCCCCACGGCAGACGGGTCAGGAACCAGATGATGATGGTCAGCGCGAGGATGACGGTTCCCGCCTTAGTAACGAAATGCTTCACTTTATCCCATGTATGCACGAAAAGGTTCGATATCGACGGCATCCGGTACGGCGGGAGTTCCATAATAAACTCCTGCGTCTCGCCC encodes:
- a CDS encoding FeoB-associated Cys-rich membrane protein; translated protein: MKLTVVDIILMAVVLLLAVYILIRPFLKRLKSKGSQCASCPYCTLEGCPMRKIESAVKKNNSGK
- a CDS encoding type 1 glutamine amidotransferase, with product MRLHYIQHVEFEDPANILEWAAIHGHTVSATHTYKGGKFPTAEEYDWLVVMGGPMNIYEDDIYPWLVDEKEFIRHAIAAGKTVIGICLGAQLLADALGGKVLRNREKEIGWFPIRWTMEAKLSPYFRGMPEVPEVFHWHGDTFAVPEWTLPIASSEATDHQGFMFEDDNTLVIGLQFHIESSPESVQRLIGHSRSELMNSQYIQDEETMMERGENFKTLRRMIETFMDNVYAARK
- the rfbB gene encoding dTDP-glucose 4,6-dehydratase, producing MRNFKTIIVTGGAGFIGSNFIRYLFEKPGYAGNVVNLDKLTYAGNKMSVADIEKQYGGKRYFFERADICDWDSVSAVITKYGADCIVHFAAESHVDRSILGPAEFVRTNLNGTFTLLEVARSVWKDRTDVLFHHVSTDEVYGSLGDIGYFFEDTAYDPRSPYSASKAGSDHLVMAYHHTYGLPVTLSNCSNNYGPYHFPEKLIPLMILNIFEGKPLPVYGDGMNVRDWLYVGDHVSAIYKIITDGIIGDKYNIGGENERPNIDVVNLLCEIAADKTGKPKDYYKNLITYVKDRPGHDRRYAINCDKLKKQLGWTQGVTFDEGLALTVEWYLNNKDWVESVRSGEYMKWIDTNYDDR
- a CDS encoding nucleotide sugar dehydrogenase; its protein translation is MNGAAGKLLEKFNKREAVIGIFGLGYVGLPLAVVFAKKNVRVIGFEKSEKKADAVNEGRNYIGDIKPEDLTAVIKSGALTATTDFKRIGECDAIIICVPTPLDKFKKPDMKYIESACTDIGKYMKKGTFISLESTTYPTTTEHFMRPIIEKESKMTLDEDFWLCFSAERVDPGNKNYHTENTPKVVGGLGETAQELGMAMYGIAIQTIFPVSSPRVSEMVKILENTYRLVNISLVNELALLCGQMDISIWEVIEAAKTKPYGFQAFYPGPGIGGHCIPLDPFYLEYIAKNYNFDLTMIHTAGLINNQMPHRMAVKISFALNRHKKPLNGSKILFLGAAYKPDIDDERESPALMVIDEIAKKFADISYFDPFIPEVTTEHGRHYKSIPALTKEALAGADCVVITTNHSAFDPDFIVEHAQLVVDLRNTVKKPSPKVYKL